The genomic window ATGAAGTAGCTTCAAAAGCAGACATATTTTCAGCCTATAAAGCTTATAAGGCTTTTTACGAAAAATCTTAAACTACTATATTTTTTAATATCTTTAAGATTCTAAATTTTGAAAATAATTAATGGCATTAATACTTAAGTTACATAAAATCGAATATAAAGATAAATCCTGGCTAAATTCTATCCCATATTTAATCTAAATATTACAAGTATTGATAGAAAAGCTTAAATTTTCTTCACATTTAAACTATTAACGGGCAATTGAAAATAAAAGGTGGTTTTTACGGAGAAATTAAGCTCTCAGGTGATAAAGCGTTTTATTGGACTCCAAGATCCAAACGTATGCTTTCAGTGTAGGAGATGTAGTAGCGGCTGTCCGGTAGCATTTCTAGAAAAAAATTATAGACCTCACAGGATTGTTGCCTTTGTAAATCTAGATCGTATAGACGAGCTTTTGAAAAGCGAAGTTATTTGGGAATGCACTAGATGCTATAAGTGCGTAGAATATTGTCCTCAAAAAGTTGCTCCTTCAGATGTTGTGCTGGCGCTTCAGGCGCTGGCAGCCGAGAAAATAGGACTTCCAGCGGAGTACAAGGATATGATAATGAGGATTGCTAAAACTGGCTTCTCTTTTGAAGTTATGCAAGTGACGGATAGGGAGCTAGAGTTCTATGATAGGGAAAGCCTGGGATTGCCAAAGTTGGTGACGCCTTCAAGCATCGAAATACTTGGAAATATTGTTAAAAAACTTGGAGGTATAGAGTAATGCCTAAGGTTGTAGTTTACTGGGGCTGTTTTGCACCCACAAAACAGTATGCTTTGGAGCTCTCGACTAGAAACGTTTTCGAGGCTTTAAACATTGAAATTCTTGAATTAGAAAACTCGGCGTGTTGCGGCTATCCATATAGGGGTGTTAAACCTAAACTATGGACTTTCCTAGCGGCAAGAATTATGGCTTTGGCGGAGAAGCAAGGCTTCGATGAAATCCTACCCGTGTGCAACGGATGCTACAATTCTTTAATCAAGACAAAGTTTTATCTCGAGAGAGATAAGAAGCTTTTGGAGGAGATTAATAGCCTACTTAAAGAGGAAAATCTAGAGTATAGAGGCAAGGTTAAGCCTATCCACGTTATTGAATACTTCCACGATTATTTCGACGTTAAAGCTCTTAAAGAAAAGCTGTTTTCCGAAGACAGAAAGGATATTAAAATTGCGGCTCACTACGGCTGCGACGCAATAAGACCTGGCGAGGTTCCCAGATTTGACAGTTCTAGAAATCCGCAGAAATTTGAAAATATAATTGAAGCGCTGGGCTTTACAGCGGTTAGAGATTATCCGAGAAAGCTTGATTGCTGCGGAGCTCCGCTGATGGCTATAAACCCTGAGCTTGGGCTTAGGGTTAGCGGGCTTAAGCTTAAAAACGCTAAATTGGCCGGGGCCGATCTACTAGTGACTACTTGCGAATACTGTTTTGAAATGCTTGATTCGAAGCAGGATTCCGTTTCAAGGCTTATAAATGAAAAATTGGAGGTTCCCGTAATGTACTATCAGCAACTTCTAGGCTTGGTTCTTGGAATTTCAGAGAAAGAGCTCGGCTTGAACTTCAACATGAGCCCAATCGATGTTTTTCTAGAAAAATTTAAGAGGTGAGTTTATGTCGGAAGTTAATCCCCGGATTGGCGTTTACGTGTGCCACTGTGGCACAAACATAGCTGGCGTGATTGATGTTAAAAAGGTAGTTGAGAAAGTTTCGAAGCTTCCAGGCGTTGTAATTGCTAGAGATTATATTTACATGTGCTCTGATCCAGGTCAAGATCTCATAGCGGAAGATATTAAAAAACATGGACTGGACAGGGTTATAGTCGCATCTTGTACTCCAATGATGCATGAGCGAACCTTTAGGAGAGTTTTGGAGAGAGCTGGAATAAACAAGTACATGTTTGAAATGGTAAATATTAGAGAGCAGTGCTCATGGGCTCACGAAGACGATCCCGAAGGTGCGACTGAAAAAGCTATAGCTCTTATAACCATGGCTGTGGCTAAAGCGCATTACCTAGCTCAGCTCGAAGATATCAAAGTGCCAGCGGTTAAAAGGGTATTAGTGATCGGCGCTGGTATCGCTGGGATGACAGCTTCGCTTGCGTTGGCAGAATCAGGATATGAAGTAGTACTCGTGGAGAAGGAGCCTAGCATTGGAGGAAACATGGCTAAAATTGGAAGAGTTTTTCCGACCATGGACTGTAGCCCGTGTATATTAACTCCAGTTATGGTTGAAATATCTAGAAACCCGAGAATAAAATTGTACACTTATTCAGAAATCGAAAATGTTTCGGGAACTCCTGGAAAGTTTAAGGTTATTATAAAGAAAAAGCCTAGATACGTCAAAGAAGACGTATGCGTTGGATGCGGCGTATGTATAGAAAAGTGTCCAGTTAAGGTTGAAAGCGAGTTTGACGAAGGCGTAAAGTTTAGAAAAGCTATCTTCATACCGTTTCCACAGGCTGTTCCTAGGATACCAGTTATAGATACGGATCACTGCCTATACTTCCAGAAGGGCGTCTGCAAGGTTTGTGAAAGATTCTGCCCGACTAAAGCGATAGATTACGAGCAGAAGGAAAGCTATGTAGAGGAAGAAGTTGGAGCTATAATCGTTGCAACCGGATACAAACTATATGATATAGGCAAGCTAGCGGAATATGGTTTTGGAAAGTCAAAATATATACTTACAGGTCTCCAGCTTGAGAGAATCGTTGTAAATAAGGTAGTGGGAGAAAAAATAGCTTTCGAATTCGCTCCAAAATCCGCTGCTATAATTTTATGCGCTGGTTCTAGAGATGAGCACGCACTACCTTACTGTTGTAGATTTGGCTGCGCCGCAGGATTAAAACACGCGCTTTATATGAAAGGATTATTCGGTTGCAGCGACGTCTATCTCATCTACCAAGATATAAGAGCTTTCGGTAAAGGATACGAGGCTTTTTACAGGAGAGTTAGAGAGACAGGAGTAAAGTTTATCCAGGGTAAGCCTAGCGAAATTGAAATATTAAGCGATGGAAAGATCCAGGTTAGAGTTTACAACGCGAGCATAGATGAAGTAGTTGAACTAAAAGTCGACACTGTAATTCTGGAGGTTGGCATTGAACCTAGCGATGGTACTATTGAGATAGCTAAAAAACTTAAGATACCCTTAGGACCTGACAATTTCATTCTCGAGGTTCATCCGAAGCTAAAGCCCGTTGAAACCTTCACTGCAGGCATTTTAGTAGCTGGATGCGCGCAGGGGCCCAAGGACATACCCGATACCATCTCTCAGGCGAAGGCAGCTGCGGCTACAGCTTCAGAAATGCTAGCTGCAGGCGTTATCGTGAAAACGCCTTTATACGCTATAGTCGACGAGGCTGTATGCGATGGATGTGGAGTTTGCGCTGAAGTATGCCCGTTTAACGCTATAGAAATAGTCGAAAAAGAGAGCAAAAAATTGGCTAAAGTAGATGCAGTAAAGTGTAAGGGAGGGGGATTGTGCCTATCATCGTGTCATCTAGGCGCTAT from Thermoproteales archaeon includes these protein-coding regions:
- a CDS encoding CoB--CoM heterodisulfide reductase iron-sulfur subunit B family protein gives rise to the protein MPKVVVYWGCFAPTKQYALELSTRNVFEALNIEILELENSACCGYPYRGVKPKLWTFLAARIMALAEKQGFDEILPVCNGCYNSLIKTKFYLERDKKLLEEINSLLKEENLEYRGKVKPIHVIEYFHDYFDVKALKEKLFSEDRKDIKIAAHYGCDAIRPGEVPRFDSSRNPQKFENIIEALGFTAVRDYPRKLDCCGAPLMAINPELGLRVSGLKLKNAKLAGADLLVTTCEYCFEMLDSKQDSVSRLINEKLEVPVMYYQQLLGLVLGISEKELGLNFNMSPIDVFLEKFKR
- a CDS encoding hydrogenase iron-sulfur subunit — encoded protein: MSEVNPRIGVYVCHCGTNIAGVIDVKKVVEKVSKLPGVVIARDYIYMCSDPGQDLIAEDIKKHGLDRVIVASCTPMMHERTFRRVLERAGINKYMFEMVNIREQCSWAHEDDPEGATEKAIALITMAVAKAHYLAQLEDIKVPAVKRVLVIGAGIAGMTASLALAESGYEVVLVEKEPSIGGNMAKIGRVFPTMDCSPCILTPVMVEISRNPRIKLYTYSEIENVSGTPGKFKVIIKKKPRYVKEDVCVGCGVCIEKCPVKVESEFDEGVKFRKAIFIPFPQAVPRIPVIDTDHCLYFQKGVCKVCERFCPTKAIDYEQKESYVEEEVGAIIVATGYKLYDIGKLAEYGFGKSKYILTGLQLERIVVNKVVGEKIAFEFAPKSAAIILCAGSRDEHALPYCCRFGCAAGLKHALYMKGLFGCSDVYLIYQDIRAFGKGYEAFYRRVRETGVKFIQGKPSEIEILSDGKIQVRVYNASIDEVVELKVDTVILEVGIEPSDGTIEIAKKLKIPLGPDNFILEVHPKLKPVETFTAGILVAGCAQGPKDIPDTISQAKAAAATASEMLAAGVIVKTPLYAIVDEAVCDGCGVCAEVCPFNAIEIVEKESKKLAKVDAVKCKGGGLCLSSCHLGAIDMSMNNEEQLTAYIKAAGEWKKHPKILLIADECGGYQAADLAGLSRFIYPAVALTMRVSCAGRITPRLIIEAFKAGFDGVVIAAGPPEVCHYVKGATVCSKVVEVLKKKLNELGIEEDRLVLKWTVAPAAGPLAATIRDMTSKLEKLGPVRIKKEAIDKVFSEINVELRKSFKTI
- a CDS encoding 4Fe-4S dicluster domain-containing protein is translated as MVFTEKLSSQVIKRFIGLQDPNVCFQCRRCSSGCPVAFLEKNYRPHRIVAFVNLDRIDELLKSEVIWECTRCYKCVEYCPQKVAPSDVVLALQALAAEKIGLPAEYKDMIMRIAKTGFSFEVMQVTDRELEFYDRESLGLPKLVTPSSIEILGNIVKKLGGIE